CTTAAAAGTTGCAAAATGTGGATGTAGCACAAGGTGCAGCCAATAGGTACTATGAGCAACTAGACCATGCCAAGTGAAGAATTCTTTTCGAGACATTAATAAAATTCTTTTCATGAGAATTTCTTTCACCAAGTGAAGAATTTTTCAATCCAATTTTCTTCTATTTGCATGTTGATCTTTGAAACATAACCTCATtgatcaaatcaccccttcttcctttttctgcTGCGTCAAATGTAGCTTAACCAGGTAAACTTGAATAATGCTCCATTTTTGCAAATAATGCTCCATTTTTGTACAAAAGTCCCACCCTTTTTCAGTGCTTGTTTGGGGCATAATAAACAACAAGCAGCTCTCAAATGTGTTTATTTAGATAACAACTGAAACTGACATAGTTGGTTACACAatcaataaattaaaaaaagctCTAGACATCTGTGAAATAGAGCGCTTCTGAACACCAGACAGGAAACTTGCTATTTGTACAGCTTTTCAATGAGATGAACCACAAATACCAAGCGTATCTTGAGCATGAAAGCAATGAACAAGGTATAACAATATAGTGAAATAGAGATCTCCTGAAAAGAATTAGACGAGATAAGCAATTTCTAGACTTTTGAATCAGTAGATGGATAACAAGAGCTAGGTATACATATCTCGACCATGAAAGCAATGAACAGGAGAGTAACAATCAAACTTTACAAGGTGGGAATGTCTTGAAAAAGTGTTCGTACTAATCACATAAACAGGCACCAATGGGCAGAACCTGCTGTGGGATCTTCCTCACACTAGAAAAGGTGCATCATTTGCCCCACAGGAGGCAGAAAAAGTGCAGCTAATACCTGAAAACACAGGTTAGGTGCAATTTTATGTATGGCTGAGTGCAGTTTGAATGCATTTTGGCATGGTTTTGACTAAACATGACCAATATTTTATTTCGGATGGAAAGTAAATATTAACTAGACTAGAGGCTCATGGAGCAGGTTCACTAACATACCTGGATGAAGATGTGACAACATTTTGTAGAATATTAGCAATTCTACATTTACTTCCATTAAGAATATAGCAATAATACCTATGATGTTGGACCATTTGCATGCAAATGGCTCTGACTTGAtgtttaagaaaaagaaaattatgaatttcaaggaaatttgatttttttctctACAGCAGGGCCGGAAAAAGGAGGACTTAAGATGAGTTCCAACATGCAGAATCTTCACATTGATCTTAAGCAGCAGTGAGAATATGTGCCTTTGCTTTTCAGTAATCTTTAAAGAACATATGTTGTGAGATACTATATCCTTTTTAGTCATTATGAGTCTTCCTAGAAGCATATCTTCATGAAAGCTTCTTTCACTTCTCTGAGAACTTTATAGAACATAACTTTTCTATAATGCCTGCTTGTGGGCTACCCATATCAGGCAAAGAACTTGATTTTTTCCTCCTTTATTTGGTTTGACCCTTCTATTACCTCCACAGACACCACTACATCTTGATATGTTTTTAGTGCCATTGTTGGTCCAAAGAAAAAGCTATCAGACTACCATTGCCAAGTTAACATACTTGCACAACAATAACGTTGACATAGTAAGAAGGTGCTAATTTCTTACCAACATCACCATAACTTAGAAAACTTGATGAATGCAGACATGTGCAGGATGTCATGAAACAAAATAAGGTAAAAGTATGGATCTTACATAAAAAGATTAATTTCCATCATGAGTGCTGTGCCAGTTGTACTCATTTTTAAGGAAGAAATTAATCAAACAGTAGAATAGTAAAATAATTCTGGAACTTTATTTCTGAATGCTTCAAGAGTATTTGTCCATATAAAATAGTTTTGTTAGTGTCAAAATAGTGTGGCACCGTAATTTCCATTTATATGTTTCTGTAAATATTGCTGGCAAAAGAAAATTACTGATtgagctttttctttcttttcctcctctcttttttgcAACCAGACTTACTCTGCATTAAGAATCTTAGCTACAGACCAAGTTAAAATAACAGGGAAAATAACTCGTGTTGCACAGTTAGAACAAGCACACAAACAGACATCTGAAAGGGCATAACCTTATGACTGAATACTACTACCATGCATTCATGGCACCTGCTCAGAGTATCATGAGATTTTTAGACCATTCTAACTGCAACattataccaaaatatgaaacaTGAACGGAAGGCTCACTCCTATAGCAGATAAAAAGAATTTAAAAACCACAGTATACAGTACTGCTTGAAAATCTTTTGCCTAAAATTTTACTCCAGAAATAAAAGATGATAAAGGAAAAGCGATCCCTGGCATGAATACATAAGATAATACCACCATACTTGTTATATGATGAGTTAATGCATCTCACATAAAGATAAAATggtaaattgcataaaaaaacaATTCTGCATGGATCCCATAGCATGTCTCagttaaaaaatatttgcaATCTTCGgcattaaaatataaaactgtttctttaaaaaaaatgaagacaaaaagcagaaaaaccaGCTTGTTTATTAAGAAAATCAGCCGATAATAGCACACCTTATACCTTGGTAAATGAGGACAAATATGATGACAATGTCAACAGCATGCATTATTGCCTACCTTGGGCCAAGGAGCATCCAACTTTCCATTTGAAATCACGTGAAGACCACAAGGAACTGTTTGAACAGAAATAGGTTCTCCCTTTGGCCTGTTGGAGATGTAAACCATGACTTTCGAGCAAAGATCAGTCAATATCAGATTAAATCCATTGTACTGGTCTGCTTCCTTAATTATTTCCTCTGCACATTCCAAAGGGCTCTGTGTTCCCTTTAAGTAAACAAAATGACAAATGAAAATAAGACTGTCAGAAGAGCCACAAGCAAAAACATGTGCGAAGTATTTTACCCATGCTCACATAAAGGACCTGACCACAGTAAGaaagtaatatatattataaggtAAATTAAATCAGTATAACCAACCATAGAGGATTATCAAATGTAAAGAAAGCAACCATGTTATTATAGGTACAAACAGGTGGGATTACATACAAGCAATGAGCCATCTTGCGAAAAACTATGCTTTCAATGAAACCAATCTTGAATGGGAAAAGACTtaagcttccatagtagaagcAATTAGAAGGACACAGGAGAAGCTTGCAATGATACTGGGGGTAGATTCAATAAGAATGATTGGAAAAAGATGATAGTAAAACTGATCCAAGGTAGTTGGACATGGCTTGATGATTACAATTTATCTCAAGGCTAATTGGACGCTTCCATCATGGGGAAATAAAGAGCATGCAGCCACCACATGCAAAAAGCAAGCCTAACATGTCTGAAAGGGACCAAAAATGGAAGTAGAAAATGATACTTTCTATGTCTTCCTTAGAACAatttaagaaagaaaacaaaaattatattaactaTTCAAAAATGTTAATGGGCTGCATTATCTTAGAATATTCTACGTATGTATGTACGAACAAACATACATACAGAatatacagagagagagaggggtatTTGTGGGTCAATCTTAATTATTATCTGGTGGTGATATGTGCAAAGAAAATTGTTCCTTGCATGAGCAGCGAGTGAGACATACTATAGATCAACAGCCTATCAATgagataaatgaaattaaaaaaaaaacaatgattACATCAAATATAATGATTTCTTTAGCATACAGAGActtaattagaaaataaagagCAGGGCGTCGCACTGACAAGAAATAGAGAAGCCACGAGAGTAATATTCGGTTCATCATAAGTTCCACTGTGAGTCTATGAGGGCAAATCAAATCAGTGATAAACTCAATGATATCCTTTGAATTAAACAAAAATCCTTGGGTAAGAAAAATAGGAAATAATAGATTGTCAGTATAATCAGGCCAAagaccttttcttttcttcttcttttttttttcttttggttgaaGTTGTGCATGCCAAAGACAATTTGATTGCACACAAATGAAATTAAAGGGCACTTgattgacaaaaaaaaatgaaattaaatGGCGCTTGATAAATGAAATGAAGATTTGCGATTTTATCAATTAAAATCACATGAACTATCAGATTGCTTAAGCAAAAGTCCATAACATAATGAAAGGGAAGATGGAAATCATATGAGATTCAACAAACACCTTCAAGAACCTAAGCGGCAAGTCTCCTCTGGTCCTTGCACTGGGGAGCCGGTCTGGCTCCCTTATATTAGTCAGAAAAGCCAGCCTCCCATCCTCTGTGCATCCCAGCCATGTACCTCCGGCCAGCTCATCTCTTCCTCCCAATATCTTCTTATTACCCTCCTCCCACCATCCTAATGGCTTTGCAGGCCTGCCATTCCGTTCACCCAAATCAAGGTAAAATTCACATCCatgggggaagaagaaaaaaaatagcctCAAAACCAAGAATTTTCATCAGACAATGACAGAGCTTAACATACAATTTCCTCAACAATTTGAGCAACAAAGACCAATAATATTCAATTGAATTGGGAAAAGCccgtataaaataataaatctaAACAGAAAATCAGATCAATGAATGGAGCAACATGAAcctaatagttttttttttacttgaatTCGGATACCCAATGATTTTAGCTTGTTTGGAGTTTGGATGGAGAAATAAAACTCAATAATGTTCAGCCTCCCAGAAATTAAGCAGCACAATTATAAAATCCAATAATTCTTCCCAATGAGTGAtactttaaagaaaaaaaaaagaaataacaaattCAATTGCATTGGGGAAAAAGGCATTAACCAAAAGTTCCATTCCTAAGAGAACACAGACCCCCCACTCAACTGGTTTGCAGTTTGGAAACAGAAACCAAAACCAACATATCAATTACTaagaaaagaacaaataaatccacaagaaattaaataaataaagcatGCCTGTCATGGTATTCATCTCTGTTGGATAGCAGAAGAAGCTGGTAAACAGGGTGCGCCTGCCAAACCCATGCAGCTATAcacatcctctccctctctctctctctccgaagCTCGTATGAAAGGCTGTAGATGGGAATTGGAAATCAACGAATGAACGAACGACGGGCTTCCCCGGTCCTTCGGCTGATGTGGCCCGACATGTCTCGGTCCCTGGCTGCTTTGACGGGGGAGAGTCGACGAGTGCGAATTGCTCTTCGATCTTGGCTGCAGGAAATTCTTGGCATGCGGCATATTTTAATTAGATCTTTTGGAACCTATCAGAAAGCCGTATGTTTAAAAAACGAATCCAAAACTATTGCAAGATCGGATTGCGAGAGCCTACTTGGTCGGAGAATGAACGGGGGATATCCCAATGGGAAGACCTCGGCAGACGCCACAAAGAGAGGAAGTAATAGGAGCTTCCATTGGGGGTATAGGCGGCGCCAGATAAACCTGTCCTTGTCCCTTTTTTTAAtctataaatattaaaaaataaaaggggaacTTTATCTTTGCTATGAACTTTGAAATATCTTCATATCCAATGCAGATTATTAGACGTTCTTAATTTCCTCCACTATTTTGTTCCATGAAATAGGTTTATCCCTCCAATAGGACAAGGGATATCTTCTCCAAAAATTATACACAAACAAACATTACCTACAAGATTTGTTGTTGAAGGGAGTGGACATCCATCTACTTAAGCGGCATGTGGGAGTGGAAAGTAATAATTCGGACCCTTCAATTGGTTCCACTCGGTCCAAAATCAGTAATTTTTATAATCTAGCCGATTTTGAATTAatcaatatgaaaaaaaaattataaatggaTTGGGTTTGGATTTATTCTCCCAATTTGATAAACCTTCGTTCGTTGGATGGTGTTGGGTGGAAGAATGATAGGGTTTATTTCGCTTGGATCAAGTTGTTACTACAATAGATTAAGATTTAGTCGGAACTAAATTAGACCTGCTTAGTAAAGTAAGCAAAGCCATGGGATTTATATGAGCCAAACCCAAATCAAATACATAGTCTTTAGAAGAAGAATTAGAGCATTTGGGTCTACCTCATGCAAAATGGTGCACATAGCATTGTTCATAATCAAATTCCATGTACAGAGCACATGACATGGATCAAAGTTTCCTTCCGCTTCAAGAACTTTTAGATGTGCTATGAAGATTCTTGGAATGTTCTCCTTCTTTTCAGGTCTGTTGTAAACTTTGTGCAACCAAGAAAGCCTTCAAAGATTGGAACTAGCAACATGTTGGCAATTTATTCCATCGCTTTGAACAgattaagagatccatttttaATTTGCAGTGAAAAGAAGCAAAATTAAGGCTCTATTTGGAGGAGCTTCATGAACTTCGGGCACTGATTTTGGAGTAGAACGATATCCCCTTTCAATAAGAATTGTTTTGGCATCAGAAATCGAGAGTTCGATTGTTATAGGAGGGGGATAGTAACTCTCAATTCTTCCATCAATCCACCATTATTAggtacgcaaaaaaaaaaaaaaaaagattgtcgGTACATATGATGAATCGAGGACTACTATTGATGGAGATGACAAAGACCATGATGttcttcaaaaatatttttcatgacAAATGGACCTCCTTTGTCACTCCTTGTCAGATGCAATTATCCACTATCCCATTTACTTTAGATGATGCTGATCATAATCTCCTTTCAACACCCATCACAATTATGAAGATGGGGCAGATGGTGAAATCTCTGAGATCTAATCAGGCAAACCAGGCCTAGATGGACTCCCACCTAGTATCTTCAAGGCTTATCGATAAATCATTAATTAAGATGTCTATGCTGCAATCCAACATTTCTTTTGCACCCTCAGGATGCTGACTTCTTGGAACTCAACCTCTATGCTTCTCATTCCCAAGATTGATCACCCAAATCAAGCTAAATATTTTCGACTGATTAGCCTCTGCAATGCAACTTACAATATCATACATAAGTTATTAACTCATGGAGTCAAACCTATTGCGAACAAAATCATCTCAGATGGCAGCCTTAAAGCTTGACATGGAGCAGGCATACAAGCATGTTAGTTGGGACTTTTTTAAACAATTTCACATCCATCACAAGTACCCTGAAACTTGGAATAACCTGATTCTTGTCAAGACTCCTTTTTTTTGCCCTATTGGTCAATGGTCCCCTATTACAACATAAGGTTACCAATATAAGAACAAAGAGTCCATCATAGTTGATTTGTTATTGTTGAGTTGTTGTAGATGATTGTGATGATGCCCAGTGTCTCCCCTATGGTCTCCCATTCTATTATCTGCAACTGCCTCAATAATGTCTCCTCCTTTCAATCAGTATGGTATATTTTATTAATACTAAGATGACAT
The DNA window shown above is from Phoenix dactylifera cultivar Barhee BC4 unplaced genomic scaffold, palm_55x_up_171113_PBpolish2nd_filt_p 000563F, whole genome shotgun sequence and carries:
- the LOC120106547 gene encoding transport and Golgi organization protein 2 homolog, which codes for MCIAAWVWQAHPVYQLLLLSNRDEYHDRPAKPLGWWEEGNKKILGGRDELAGGTWLGCTEDGRLAFLTNIREPDRLPSARTRGDLPLRFLKGTQSPLECAEEIIKEADQYNGFNLILTDLCSKVMVYISNRPKGEPISVQTVPCGLHVISNGKLDAPWPKAQRLGKNFNELLRGHGKKDIFLKGMVEELMGDNVKASRDELPDTGCDPEWEFELSSIFIDADSKLGRYGTRSMAAISVKTNGDSIFYEKHLESSLWKENIVKFHV